Proteins found in one Salinimonas lutimaris genomic segment:
- a CDS encoding type II and III secretion system protein family protein produces MSWLNSGARLIGIVLAILATSVLMHIDSAHAGGPTMNKHSAIHVPIYKSRNLNLKRSAQRVSVGNPAIADILILRQQELYIVGKKLGTTNVMVWDEDDALVDVINIEITHDLVSLRERLHRFLPDEPIDVHTSQGQLVLSGETSSLIQMNKAVDLANAYAMSAGGEEEGSQVLNLLSVGGGHQVMLEVVVAEMSTEVSRSFNVDLNMLGMFNDNHWDASLIRGAEFYNFVTQGSPYEFSNGIIGEYIDGNVFFNVALDIAKENGMAKILAEPNLTALSGQKAEFLSGGEFPIPVPKEDGIAIQFREFGVGVGFVPTVLDSGKINLNLKVLVSEISNANTVGINPIGTDSMLVIPSIIKRTSETTVELGDGQTLAIGGLLSDNLRENIERFPGLGDIPILGQLFRSQQFVSGQSELVIMVTPRLVRPFNRAQVSLPTDGFVPVSDLKFYLMGEATRQISPVRSAYNQESPYDVLPTSGGTDNRYGHTLRPQQGVQ; encoded by the coding sequence ATGAGTTGGTTAAACAGCGGTGCCCGCCTCATCGGGATTGTTCTTGCCATACTGGCCACCAGCGTGCTGATGCATATCGACAGTGCTCATGCCGGTGGTCCGACGATGAATAAACACAGCGCAATTCATGTACCGATTTACAAGTCCCGCAACCTCAATCTTAAACGCAGCGCCCAGCGCGTATCGGTAGGCAACCCGGCGATTGCCGATATTCTGATTCTGCGTCAGCAGGAGCTGTATATCGTGGGTAAAAAACTGGGAACCACCAATGTCATGGTATGGGACGAAGACGATGCACTGGTGGATGTCATTAATATTGAAATTACCCATGATCTGGTCAGCCTCAGAGAACGCCTGCATCGTTTTTTGCCAGACGAGCCGATTGATGTGCACACCTCACAGGGACAGCTGGTATTAAGTGGAGAAACATCGTCTTTAATTCAGATGAATAAAGCGGTTGACCTGGCCAACGCCTACGCCATGTCTGCCGGCGGCGAGGAAGAAGGCAGTCAGGTGCTGAATCTGCTCAGTGTGGGCGGCGGTCATCAGGTAATGCTGGAAGTTGTGGTGGCTGAAATGAGCACCGAGGTGAGCCGCTCGTTCAATGTCGATCTGAACATGCTGGGGATGTTTAACGACAATCACTGGGATGCCAGTCTGATTCGTGGCGCTGAATTTTATAACTTTGTCACCCAGGGTTCGCCGTATGAATTTTCCAACGGCATCATTGGTGAATATATCGACGGCAATGTGTTTTTTAATGTTGCGCTGGATATTGCCAAAGAAAACGGCATGGCCAAAATTCTTGCCGAGCCTAACCTGACAGCACTCAGTGGTCAGAAAGCCGAGTTTTTGTCGGGTGGTGAATTTCCGATTCCGGTGCCAAAAGAAGACGGTATTGCCATTCAGTTCAGAGAGTTTGGTGTGGGGGTTGGTTTTGTTCCCACCGTACTGGACAGCGGCAAAATCAATCTGAATCTGAAGGTGCTGGTCAGCGAAATTTCCAACGCCAATACCGTTGGCATTAATCCTATCGGTACTGACAGCATGCTGGTTATTCCTTCAATTATCAAAAGAACCTCGGAAACCACTGTCGAGCTGGGCGACGGACAGACACTGGCTATTGGCGGTTTGCTGTCTGACAACCTGCGTGAAAATATCGAACGTTTTCCGGGACTGGGGGATATTCCCATTCTTGGCCAGCTGTTTCGCAGCCAGCAGTTTGTCAGCGGTCAGTCTGAGCTGGTGATTATGGTAACGCCGCGCCTGGTCCGTCCGTTTAACCGAGCTCAGGTATCCCTGCCCACCGATGGCTTTGTGCCGGTATCCGATCTGAAGTTCTACCTGATGGGAGAAGCGACCCGGCAAATCTCGCCGGTGCGCTCTGCCTATAACCAGGAAAGCCCCTACGATGTTTTACCCACCTCTGGTGGTACCGACAACCGCTATGGACACACACTGCGTCCGCAGCAAGGAGTTCAGTAA
- a CDS encoding A24 family peptidase, whose product MFIALTLLLFAIAIISDLRSYRIPNQLCFFFIALGLLLNLITGGLSELTYALLACLLMFALLLPLFALNMLGAGDVKLMMAVGALLGPTISLWSLAWGIAVGGLLTVIVAAFKTGWNGIKKTAHRYFLCFCMRRYVRPESDELGAVTVPYAPALALGFAITCYRDPSLIQSFIQFFAQAGI is encoded by the coding sequence ATGTTTATTGCACTTACCCTTTTATTGTTTGCCATTGCGATAATTAGCGATCTCAGGTCATACCGAATCCCCAATCAGCTGTGTTTCTTTTTTATCGCACTGGGACTGTTGCTGAATCTGATTACCGGAGGCCTCAGTGAACTAACTTATGCGTTACTTGCCTGCCTACTAATGTTTGCCTTACTCCTGCCCTTATTCGCGCTGAACATGCTGGGCGCAGGTGATGTCAAACTCATGATGGCTGTTGGCGCCTTACTGGGTCCCACTATCAGTTTATGGTCGCTGGCCTGGGGAATTGCAGTTGGCGGATTACTGACCGTTATTGTTGCCGCCTTTAAAACCGGCTGGAATGGCATCAAAAAGACTGCACATCGCTATTTTCTGTGTTTTTGCATGCGCCGCTATGTTCGTCCCGAGTCAGATGAGCTTGGTGCGGTGACGGTCCCCTATGCTCCTGCACTTGCTCTTGGGTTTGCCATCACCTGTTATCGCGACCCGTCACTGATTCAGTCCTTTATCCAGTTTTTTGCTCAGGCAGGTATCTAG
- a CDS encoding TadE/TadG family type IV pilus assembly protein, with the protein MARHITCPSQHQYQHQSGSVLVLFCIGLLAMLGTAAMALDGGHLLLNKSRLQLLVDAAALSGASELDQGGTHTDARQAVVAIMTQNLTFSEFSEIADALDLSQADNDSSTVTEYLTVEFSDRPDPFIVTASSSATYIRVSIDGIPLDNFLAQVMGLNKQIHAAAVAGPSTALVECYSNLVPMVVCGANNDPSDNFGLPVEQLQLLKISSQTTSEIGPGNFQLVRLDGAFGAADVRRALAGEDFNGEQCFTSDTSAEEGQIDTEPGNSVGPVAQGLNTRMGEWQGGQVNNIEHPRDLNICQGDHIPLNNEGNLDTDSAQYADAYRYADYLSDTQSADGAAASCSGAGHTGDIVAPEPARSERRILQVLVGDCDGQTNGADQLGYFGSACFFLTQAVQQQGQEAYVIGEYVQACNSEGIPSGTAEDNAGPYKLVLYHAGRTDA; encoded by the coding sequence ATGGCCAGGCATATCACTTGTCCCAGTCAACATCAGTATCAACACCAGTCAGGCAGTGTGCTGGTTCTGTTTTGTATTGGGTTGCTGGCTATGCTGGGCACTGCGGCAATGGCGCTGGATGGCGGCCACCTGTTGCTCAACAAGTCCCGCTTGCAGCTGTTAGTCGATGCTGCTGCACTAAGCGGGGCCAGCGAGCTGGATCAGGGCGGTACTCATACCGATGCCCGTCAGGCCGTCGTGGCCATCATGACGCAGAACCTGACTTTTTCCGAGTTCAGTGAGATAGCCGATGCGCTGGATCTGAGTCAGGCTGACAATGATTCAAGCACTGTTACTGAGTACCTTACGGTGGAATTTTCAGACCGTCCTGACCCGTTTATTGTTACCGCCAGCAGCAGTGCTACCTATATCCGGGTTTCCATTGACGGCATTCCTCTGGATAACTTTCTGGCGCAGGTGATGGGGCTCAACAAGCAAATTCATGCGGCCGCTGTTGCCGGCCCCAGCACCGCACTGGTTGAGTGTTACAGCAACCTGGTACCCATGGTTGTGTGCGGCGCGAATAACGATCCGTCAGATAATTTCGGGTTGCCGGTTGAACAGTTGCAACTACTAAAAATCAGCTCGCAGACGACGTCTGAAATTGGCCCTGGAAACTTTCAGCTGGTGCGTCTGGATGGTGCATTTGGGGCCGCTGACGTACGCAGAGCGCTGGCCGGTGAAGATTTCAACGGCGAGCAATGCTTTACCTCAGATACCTCAGCAGAGGAAGGACAAATAGATACCGAGCCGGGTAACTCGGTGGGCCCGGTTGCTCAGGGGCTTAATACCCGAATGGGTGAATGGCAGGGCGGCCAGGTCAATAACATCGAGCATCCACGAGATCTTAATATCTGTCAGGGCGATCACATTCCGTTGAACAACGAAGGTAACCTGGACACCGACTCAGCGCAATACGCCGATGCCTACCGCTACGCTGACTACCTGTCAGACACCCAAAGTGCTGATGGCGCTGCAGCCAGCTGTTCGGGGGCCGGCCATACCGGAGATATTGTTGCCCCGGAGCCTGCCCGCTCAGAGCGACGCATTCTGCAGGTACTGGTCGGCGATTGTGATGGTCAAACCAATGGCGCGGACCAGCTCGGCTACTTTGGCTCAGCCTGCTTTTTTCTGACCCAAGCTGTGCAACAGCAAGGACAGGAAGCTTATGTTATCGGCGAATATGTACAAGCCTGTAACAGTGAGGGTATCCCTTCAGGCACCGCTGAAGATAACGCCGGTCCCTACAAACTGGTGTTATACCATGCCGGGAGGACCGATGCGTAA
- a CDS encoding Flp family type IVb pilin, with the protein MKNLNTLLQEFIEDESGLTAVEYAIAGSLVVGGLVAAFTQLGTVTDASIEDLCEAAKPGDSTTDCAADPG; encoded by the coding sequence ATGAAAAATCTAAACACACTTTTACAAGAGTTTATCGAAGATGAATCAGGCCTGACTGCGGTTGAATACGCCATCGCAGGGTCACTGGTCGTGGGCGGGCTGGTGGCAGCATTTACTCAGCTTGGTACCGTGACCGACGCATCGATTGAAGATCTGTGTGAAGCCGCTAAGCCTGGTGACAGCACAACAGACTGTGCAGCAGATCCAGGCTAA
- the cpaB gene encoding Flp pilus assembly protein CpaB, whose protein sequence is MMTKNTWLFLLLSGVFGLGAVYLANKWLSETTSVPQGDYMQVVEVAQTIPIGTVIEAKQLRVRTYPEDLTPEGSFGSLDLVVGKVAKETLYAGDLVRAERVIEKGEGSSLASLIDADKRALSIRVDDVVGVAGFLLPGDKVDVLNTFKKGKGTITEVVLANVKILAIDQTAQNNENRPRVVRAVTVEVSLAQAEELMNARSRGGLQLALRNPVDDSHVELARHSKAQETAPAASEQPASIAAPLPSLAIKPKVHLIRGIAEETVSVEASQSGSGLQ, encoded by the coding sequence ATGATGACTAAAAACACCTGGTTATTTTTACTCTTATCTGGCGTGTTCGGTCTGGGGGCCGTATACCTGGCAAACAAGTGGTTATCAGAGACAACCTCGGTGCCGCAAGGCGATTATATGCAGGTCGTTGAGGTAGCCCAGACTATTCCCATCGGCACTGTGATTGAAGCCAAGCAGCTACGTGTGCGCACCTACCCTGAAGACCTGACGCCTGAAGGCAGTTTCGGCAGTCTGGACCTGGTGGTCGGCAAGGTGGCCAAAGAAACCCTGTATGCCGGTGATCTGGTGCGCGCTGAGCGGGTGATTGAAAAAGGCGAAGGCAGCTCTCTGGCCAGTCTTATCGATGCCGATAAACGGGCGTTATCGATTCGGGTGGACGATGTGGTTGGGGTCGCCGGGTTTCTGCTACCCGGAGATAAGGTGGATGTTCTGAACACCTTTAAAAAAGGTAAAGGTACCATCACCGAAGTCGTTCTTGCCAATGTCAAGATTCTGGCTATCGACCAGACTGCGCAAAACAATGAAAACCGCCCCAGAGTCGTACGTGCCGTCACGGTAGAGGTGTCTCTGGCCCAGGCCGAAGAACTTATGAATGCCCGCTCTCGTGGCGGCTTGCAGCTGGCACTGCGCAATCCGGTAGACGACAGTCATGTTGAGCTGGCCCGTCACAGCAAAGCGCAGGAAACAGCACCAGCTGCCTCAGAGCAACCAGCCAGTATCGCCGCACCGCTGCCATCGTTGGCGATTAAACCCAAAGTGCACCTGATTCGCGGTATTGCAGAGGAAACTGTATCAGTTGAAGCTAGCCAAAGTGGGAGTGGATTACAATGA
- a CDS encoding AAA family ATPase, with product MTYSAYAPTDHNNQIQASPDLFKNPVNDNTLNSAPAKPATVSDTGLTPSLLTDLLLKHLYTQQVATLDSLARSLRLPGKIIQDLLGEAKQMMWVENRAASVQARFSLSGLGKTQAEKAFQQSGYAGAAPVPLATYQQIVKQQSHRHQEITRHRMNDKLAGEMFETEALEAMGMALNSTKPVLLYGLPGTGKSYLCRQLIKVLDTPVFQPLAIEINNQIIQLYDPQVHTLTDAAPAHDADPRYQQINRPLIVTGGELTLDMLDVSYDPTRRLYKAPIQMKANNGVLLLDDLGRQQISPATLFNRWIIPLEENKDYLSLNNGAHFEIPFELVMLFSTNLNPQELADDAFLRRLGYKIKMLPLSRPDYIRLWRRMCSELQLQCDNTSLDYLLNHYHDAHSVPFLPCYPRDLLGIVADAVRFRQLPGHVTPALLDDAWRHYFVTTL from the coding sequence ATGACGTATTCAGCCTATGCCCCTACTGATCACAATAATCAAATTCAGGCATCACCGGACTTATTTAAGAATCCGGTGAACGACAACACTCTCAACTCAGCGCCAGCCAAACCTGCCACGGTTTCAGACACCGGCTTAACCCCATCGCTGCTGACTGACCTGTTGCTTAAGCACTTATACACTCAGCAGGTCGCCACACTCGACAGCCTGGCCCGCAGCCTGCGCCTGCCGGGAAAGATTATCCAGGATCTGCTGGGTGAGGCTAAACAAATGATGTGGGTGGAAAACCGTGCCGCTAGTGTACAGGCCCGCTTCAGCTTGAGCGGGCTGGGCAAGACTCAGGCTGAGAAAGCTTTTCAGCAAAGTGGTTATGCAGGCGCAGCGCCCGTACCGCTGGCCACTTACCAGCAGATCGTCAAACAACAAAGTCACCGGCACCAGGAGATAACCCGCCACCGGATGAACGACAAACTGGCTGGAGAAATGTTTGAAACCGAAGCGCTGGAAGCCATGGGGATGGCACTGAACTCAACCAAACCGGTCCTGCTATATGGTTTGCCTGGTACCGGCAAAAGTTACCTGTGTCGTCAGCTCATTAAGGTGCTCGATACACCGGTTTTTCAGCCCCTGGCGATTGAAATCAATAATCAGATTATTCAGCTTTACGACCCACAGGTGCATACACTTACCGACGCAGCGCCGGCCCATGATGCCGATCCTCGTTACCAGCAAATCAACCGGCCTTTAATTGTTACCGGGGGTGAGCTGACACTGGATATGCTGGATGTCAGCTACGATCCTACCCGCCGGCTATATAAAGCGCCCATCCAGATGAAAGCCAACAATGGGGTGCTACTGCTTGATGACCTTGGCCGTCAGCAAATTTCACCGGCCACCCTGTTTAACCGCTGGATTATTCCGCTGGAAGAAAATAAAGACTATCTGAGCCTGAATAATGGCGCCCACTTTGAGATACCGTTTGAGCTGGTCATGTTGTTTTCCACCAATCTCAATCCTCAGGAGCTGGCTGACGATGCCTTTTTACGCCGGCTTGGTTACAAAATAAAAATGCTCCCGTTATCCCGGCCGGACTATATCCGGTTATGGCGGCGTATGTGCAGTGAATTGCAGCTGCAGTGTGATAACACCTCGCTGGATTATTTGCTGAATCATTATCACGACGCACATTCGGTGCCCTTTTTACCCTGTTACCCAAGGGATTTGCTTGGCATTGTGGCGGACGCAGTTCGCTTCAGGCAGCTCCCTGGCCATGTTACCCCGGCATTATTGGACGATGCCTGGCGACATTACTTTGTGACTACCTTGTGA